A part of Oncorhynchus gorbuscha isolate QuinsamMale2020 ecotype Even-year linkage group LG09, OgorEven_v1.0, whole genome shotgun sequence genomic DNA contains:
- the edn1 gene encoding endothelin-1, producing the protein MDLRILCSMLSMMYSGILHAVSSAPMEEDTAASTTATPVPVRHIRNKRCSCATFLDKECVYFCHLDIIWVNTPERVVSYGLGNASRKKRAIKDPALFKQDPRCKCVHEDDSTCTNFCQLEIYLRYAAAAVTPDTAIQPAVGADCAERHQCKHKFAAKTSRIKRVKYRDQKALGPSALQATVKARLLLEKLMVGQQHRAREER; encoded by the exons ATGGATTTGAGAATACTTTGCTCCATGTTGTCAATGATGTACTCTGGAATTTTACATGCGG TCTCATCCGCTCCTATGGAAGAGGATACAGCGGCTTCCACAACAGCCACCCCGGTGCCAGTGCGCCACATCAGGAACAAGCGATGCTCCTGCGCGACGTTCCTGGACAAGGAGTGCGTTTACTTCTGTCACCTGGACATCATATGGGTCAACACGCCTGA GCGCGTGGTTTCCTACGGTCTGGGCAACGCTTCCAGAAAGAAGCGCGCCATCAAGGATCCCGCCCTCTTCAAGCAGGACCCTCGCTGCAAGTGCGTCCATGAAGATGACAGCACATGTACAAACTTCTGTCAGCTTGAAATTTACCTGAG ATATGCTGCAGCAGCAGTAACGCCAGACACAGCGATCCAGCCCGCCGTGGGCGCTGACTGTGCTGAGAGGCATCAGTGCAAACACAAGTTTGCAGCCAAGACGAGTAGGATTAAAAG GGTGAAATACAGAGACCAAAAAGCGTTGGGCCCATCAGCTCTTCAGGCCACAGTCAAAGCTCGCTTGCTGCTGGAGAAATTGATGGTGGGACAACAACACAGGGCacgagaagagagatga